GCCTGCAAATCGGACGTCAGGAGGGTATGTCCATTACGCCGCGACCGGTTTCCAACTCTTCCAAATCGCAATCGGAACTCTTAGCCGGAAAAAGCCGATACTGACCTCGATAGCGATTGCGATACCGATCCCGACGTTCACTAACCGGATAACATGAGCTTTTCATGCGTCACAGGGTGCGCCACGGCGCATGAGCGACTGTTCCGGAAATCGCGTGTCAGGCCGGTGTGAGTACCAGGTCCCCATAAAGACGGCGCGTGTTCTCACTCACGGCCTCGGCGACTTCGGCCCGGCTGACTCCTTTGATTTCGGCAATCGCCTGGATTGAAAGGAGGGCATTGGCGGGCTCGTTCCGTTCCTGGGGCTTTGGTCCGAGGACGGGGCTGTCGGTTTCGACCAGCAGACAGTCGAGCGGCAGGCGCCGGACCAGCTTTTTCTTTTGCTCGGACCGGACGATCGAGGGGGGAATCGAGAAGAAAAAGCCGGCCTCGACGGCAGGAAGAGCGGCCGCGCTGTTACCGTCGAAGGCATGGAGTTGGACTCTGGCAGCTTCGTGCCGGAGCAGGAATGCAACCGCATGCCGCCCGGCAGATCGGGAATGTACGTTGAGCGGCAGGCTCAGCTCCCGAGCCAGCAAGATGAAACCGGCGAGAATCTCGCGCTGCAGTTCCCGCTGCGTTTCCTCCTGTACCGCCCAGTAATCGAGCCCGACTTCTCCGATTGCGATCAGCCTGTCTGCGTGAGTGCGAATGAACCGGCGCATCTCCTCGGCGCGCTCGAGACTGAGGTGTGTGGGATAGAGCCCGGCAGCGGGCCGGATCATGGAATGAGCTGTCGCCAGCTCAATGTTTTTCTCCGCATCCTTGAGGTCCTCGCCGACTGCAATGACTGCAGCCATCCCAACCTCCCGGGCGCGATCGAGAACCTCGGTTCGATCGGTGTCGAAAACGGGATCGCACAGGTGCGCGTGGGTGTCCACCAGGCGCGTGGTCTGGGAATTCAAGCCTGGCCTCCCGCCGCTGCCCGCTGCCGGTGAGCCTCATATAAAAACACGCCGCCGGCCGATGCCACATTCAGCGAGTCGGTCTGGTTGTGCATGGGAATGGCGGCGCGTTCCGTCGCAAGCCCGGCAACTTCTGCCGACACCCCGGTGTCTTCATTTCCGAGGACGATGCACACATTGCCGGTCAAAACCACGCCGTGGATCGTTGAGGCGCCACGCGGATCCGCGACGACGATGCGCGTCTGGAATCGGCATCGCAATCGGCCCAGGGATTCCGCAAGAGAAGTCACATGAATGACCGGAATCTTGAAGACTGCGCCCATCGAGTTCCGCACCGCGCGCCGCAAGTAGGGACTGCACGAAGTCTCCCCCACCAAAATCGCATTCACGCCGAAGGCCGCGCAGTTGCGTACGATTACCCCTACATTCTCTGAGGTGCGCAGACCGTCGAGCGCCACCAGCAGATGGGAAGCCGGCAGATCATCGGGGGAGCCCTCCGCCGGCGCCTTCGCCACCGCCATAATGCCTTGATGGATGTTGAACCCGACAATCTCGCGCAACAAACCCTCTTCGGCAAGAAAAACCGTCACGTCTTCCCTGCCCTCCAGATGACCGGCAGACTGAAGCCGTGCCAGCCAGTTGGGGGTCAGCAGGAGAGATTTCACCTCGAGCCCTGAATCGAGAAGCCGGCATACGACCTTCTCCCCTTCGGCCACGAAAATACCAAGGCGGGCATGCGCCATCGGGCGCTTCAAGGTCCGGTAAGGCTCGAGCTCATTCTGCTCGAGTGAAGAGACTCGTTGGATCAAGCCGGCGTTCATATCCTCATCCCAAGGTGGGCGCGCTCCTGCCGGGAGACCTGCACAAGCAGCTGGGTTCCCACTGGATTCACAGGATTCCCCCTCTCCCTCGTCCTGTCAAGCCTCTGCTGGCCAACGCCTTTGGCGATCTGATATATTGCGGCTCGCTTGAGAGTGCCGGCAAGCGCTGTTATCATGAAGCTCGCATTTTCTTTGCGCCCACAGCTCAATTGACCAACGCCACCCGATCTATGCTTTCAGATGATTTCATTTCAGGAGTTCGGCGATCAGTGCTTCGGTGAGTTTGGATGTGCCGTCTTTTTTCCCGGCCATCTTCTCCATATAAGGGCAGGTGCCAGATGTAATAA
The nucleotide sequence above comes from Terriglobia bacterium. Encoded proteins:
- a CDS encoding TatD family hydrolase, with the protein product MNSQTTRLVDTHAHLCDPVFDTDRTEVLDRAREVGMAAVIAVGEDLKDAEKNIELATAHSMIRPAAGLYPTHLSLERAEEMRRFIRTHADRLIAIGEVGLDYWAVQEETQRELQREILAGFILLARELSLPLNVHSRSAGRHAVAFLLRHEAARVQLHAFDGNSAAALPAVEAGFFFSIPPSIVRSEQKKKLVRRLPLDCLLVETDSPVLGPKPQERNEPANALLSIQAIAEIKGVSRAEVAEAVSENTRRLYGDLVLTPA
- a CDS encoding RNA methyltransferase, with translation MNAGLIQRVSSLEQNELEPYRTLKRPMAHARLGIFVAEGEKVVCRLLDSGLEVKSLLLTPNWLARLQSAGHLEGREDVTVFLAEEGLLREIVGFNIHQGIMAVAKAPAEGSPDDLPASHLLVALDGLRTSENVGVIVRNCAAFGVNAILVGETSCSPYLRRAVRNSMGAVFKIPVIHVTSLAESLGRLRCRFQTRIVVADPRGASTIHGVVLTGNVCIVLGNEDTGVSAEVAGLATERAAIPMHNQTDSLNVASAGGVFLYEAHRQRAAAGGQA